CGCCGGGTGGACGACGAGGAGGCCTGGCGGCTGCTCTTCGAGGAGCCCGTCGGCGTCGCGATCGAGGAGCGGTTCTCGGACGACCTGGTGCGGGGCGTGGTCCTCACGGACGCCCTGATCGGCACCTTCGCCGACGCCCACGACACCTCGCTGAAGCAGAACCGTTGCTTCCTCTACCACGTGATCGGCGGCGGCACCGGCGACTGGGACGTCCCCGTCGGCGGCATGGGCGCCCTCACCGACGCCCTGGCCACGGCGGCGCGCGAGGCGGGCGCGGTCATCGTCACCGGACACGAGGCGGTACGGATCGACACGGACGGCCGCAACGCCGAGGTCACCTACCGCACGGCGGACGGCGAGGGGGTCGCCGCCGCCGGCCACGTCCTGGTCAACGCCTCCCCGCAGACACTGGCCGCCCTCACCGGCGACACGCCGCCCACCCCCGCCGAGGGCGCCCAGCTCAAGGTGAACATGCTGCTCAAGCGGCTGCCCCGGCTGCGCGACAGCTCCGTCGACCCGCGCGAAGCGTTCGCCGGCACCTTCCACATCGCCGAGGGCTACGACCAGCTGGCCACCGCCCACGCCCAGGCCGCCGCCGGTGAACTCCCCGCCGCGCCGCCGTCCGAGATCTACTGCCACTCGCTGACGGACCCGACCATCCTCGGCCCCGACCTCGTCGAACAGGGCTACCAGACCCTCACCCTGTTCGGCCTGCACACACCGGCCCGGCTCTTCGCGCGCGACAACGACGCCGTACGCGAGGAGCTGCTGAAGTCGACGCTGGCCCAACTCGACGCCCACCTCGCCGAACCGATCGCCGACTGCCTGGCGACGGACGAGGAGGGCCGCCCGTGCATCGAGGCGAAGACCCCGCTGGACCTGGACCACGACCTGCGGCTGCCCGGCGGGAACATCTTCCACCGGGACCTGTCCTGGCCGTACGCCCAGGAGGGCACCGGCCGCTGGGGCGTGGAGACCCGCCACGCGAACGTGCTGCTGTGCGGGGCCGGCGCGGTGCGCGGGGGAGGGGTGAGCGGGGTGCCGGGCCACAACGCGGCCATGGCGGTGCTGGAGAGCGGCGACTAGGCGGGGGAGCCGCTTTCCACTGGACGGCGACTGGGCGTGGGCGCCGCTCTCCCCTGGGCGGCACTAGGTGTAGGCGCCTGGACCGCGACTAGGCACGGGTGCCGCTATCCCCCTCGACGGCAGCTAGGCGCGCGTGCCGCCGTCCACCTGGAGGATCACGCCGGTGACATAGGAGGCGCGGTCGCTCAGCAGCCACGCGGCGGCCTGGGCGATCTCCTCCGGGGCGGCGGCCCGGCCCAGCGGGTTCTGCGCGGTGATCCGGTCGATGATCCCGGGGGAGTGGGTCTCCCACTGGTCGACCATGTCCGTGAGCGTGAGTCCGGGGGCGATGGCGTTCACGCGGATGCCCTCGCGGCCGTACGTGGCCGCGGCCGAGGCGGTCAGGCTGTTCACGGCCCGCTTCATGGCACCGTACACCGGCAGCTCGGGGTTGGCCGCCAGGCTGCCGACGCTGGAGTTGTTGACGATCGCCCCGCGTCCGGCGGTGGCGCGGATCGCGGCGATCTCCGCCTTCATCGCCAGCCACGGCCCCCTGAGGTTGACGGTGGCGACGCGGTCGAACTCGGCGTCCGAGAGCTGGTCCATCGGGCCGGGCGGCTGGATCGTCGCACCGTTGTTGAAGGCGACGTCCAGCCGCCCGTACAGCTCCACGGCCCGGTCGACGGCGGCCCGGACACTGTCGGCGTCGGCCAGGTCGCACAGCACGTGGTCCGCGGTGCCGCCGGCCGCCCGGATCTCCTCGGTGACCGCCTTGAGCTGCGCCTCGGTACGGGCCGCGAGCAGCACCCGGGCCCCTTCCCGGGCGAACAGCCGAGCTGCGGCGGCACCGATGCCCCGGCTCGCGCCGGTGACGAACGCGACCTTGCCGGAGAGCAGGCCGGGCGAGGTGACGGGTGTGTCGTCGGGGCCGGTCGAGATGTCGGGCGTGTCAGCTGTGTCGGTCGAGATGTCAGGTGCGTTGTTCATGCCGTCGAGCCTGCGACCGGCCGCGAGGCCCAGCCAGGCACCGGCGGTACCTGGCTGGGCGCCCGGCGCCGCGCGCACACTGGAGACGTGGACCGAAGAGAACTGGCGGACTTCCTGCGCAGCCGCCGCGAGCGCATCGCCCCCGCCGACGTGGGGCTGCCGGCCGGCTCGCGCAGGCGTACGCCGGGTCTGCGCCGCGAGGAGGTGGCGCAGCTGGCCTTCATCTCGACGGAGTACTACACCCGCCTCGAACAGGCCCGCGGCCCGCACCCCTCCCGCGAGGTGCTGGCCCAGCTCGCCCGTGCCCTGCGCCTGTCCGACGCCGAGCGAACCCACCTCCACCACCTCGCCGGTGCCCCGCCAGGACCGCCGCCGGGACCGACGCGCGAGGTCCGCCAGAGCATCGTCGACCTGCTGCACCGGCTCCCGAACGCCGCGGCGACGGTGATCTCGGCGACGTTCGAGATCATCGCCTGGAACGACCTCGCGGCAGCCCTCATGGAGGACTTCTCCGCCCTGCCGCGCGCCGACCGGAACCTCGTCCGGCGCGCCTTCCTCGGCCCGCACCGGGACGGACGCAGGCTCTACGGCGTCTCGGACGTCACCCAGTTCGCGCGCAACTCGGCACAGCAGCTGCGCGCCGCCGCGGCCCGCTATCCGGACGACCCGGAACTCAAAGGGCTGATCCGCGAACTCCTCGACGGCAGCCAGGAGTTCGCCCGGCTGTGGGCGGCCCACGACGTGGCGCCCGCTCCCACGCTCATCAAGACCTTCGACCACCCCGTCGTCGGCCCCGTCACCGTCAACTGCGACGTCCTCGACCTCGCCGACCGCGACCAGCGGGTCGTCATCTACACCGCCACGCCCGGGACGCCGTCGGAGGAGGCGCTACGGCTGCTGTCCGTCCTCGGCACGCAACGCCTCGACGTCCCCGGCTGAACCGTCAGTCCGCCGACGCGGCCCAGCCGCTCGCGCTGATCCGCGCCGCGTCGGCCGGCCTGGCGTCGTCGAACAGGACCGTGTCCGCCGCCTCGACGCGGACGTCGTCGACATACGCGCCCCGGCCCACGTACAGCCGGTCGGTGGCGTACCGCCAGCGGATCCCCAGCTGCCGGTGCGCGGGGAGTTCCGCCGTGAGCCGGTGCCACACACGGCCGGACCAGCCGGTGACGGTGCCGGCCGGACGGGGCTGCGGCTCCTCGCCGTGGCGGGTCGTGGTGAAGGGCAGCGGCTGCCAGGTGGCCCCGCCGTCCGTCGTCGCCTCAAGGGCGAGCACGTCGGCCTGGGGTTCGGTGTCCCACCACAGGGCGCAGCACAGCCCGGCATCGCCGGACGATGTGTCGAGCGCGGGGAGTGTGAGGGTCGCGGTCGTGTCGGCCGCCATGCCCGAGAACCATGCCGTACGGCCGTGGCGCGGGCGAACCGCGACCGCGCGCGCCATGTTGTTCGCGGCCGCCACCCGGGGAGCCGAGCCGGAGCGCCAACTGCGCACCGGATGCACCGAGTTGCCGAGAACGACGAGGAAGGAGTCGGTCGTCGGGTCGAGCACCAGCGAGGTGCCGGTGAACCCGGTGTGCCCCGCGGTGCGCGGGGTGGCCATCGCGCCCATGTACCAGTGCTGGTAGAGCTCGAAGCCGAGACCGTGCTCGTCGCCGGGGAAGGCGGTGTTGAAGTCGGTGAACATCAGCTCCACCGACTCCGGCTCCAGGATGCGGGAGCGGCCGTAGGCACCACCGTTGAGCAGCGTCCGGCCGAGGACCGCGAGATCCCACGCGTTCGAGAACACACCGGCGTGGCCGGCGACCCCGCCGAGGCTGAAGGCGTTCTCGTCGTGCACCTCGCCCCACACGAGGCCACGGTCCAGACCGGACCAGGGTGCGCGGGCGTCCTCGGTGGCCGCGATCCCCGGTCTCCACGCGGCGGGCGGGTTGTAGCGGGTGCGGCGCATACCGAGCGGGCCGGTGATCTCATCGCGGAGGAGGACGTCGAGCGCCCGGCCGGTGATCTTCTCCAGGACCAGTTGAAGGGAGATCAGGTTCAGATCCGAGTAGAGGTACTTGGTGCCCGGCGGGTTCAGCGGCGCCTCGTTCCAGATGAGTTCGAGCTTTCCCTCGTACGTCGGCGCGCTGTACAGCGGGATCCAGGCGCGGAACCCTGAGGTGTGGGTGAGGAGCTGACGGATCGGGATGTCCTGCTTGCCCGCGCGGCCGAAGTCGGGCAGGTAGGAGGCGACGGTGGCCTCCAGGCCGAGAGTGCCGCGTTCGATCTGCTGCACGGCGAGGATCGAGGTGAACAGCTTGGAGACCGAGGCCAGATCGAAGACGGTGTCCCCGGCCATCGGGAGCTGCTGGTCGGCCGGGAACTCGACGCCGGTGTCGGTCTTCTCGTCGTACGCCTGATAACGCACCGCCATGCCGATCGGCTCGTGCAGGGCCACCGTGCCGCCGCGGCCGGCGAGCAGCACGGCCCCCGCGTACCAGGGGTGCTTGGGGGAGGGGCCCAGGAACGCCTCGGCGTCGGTGACGAGCCGGCGCAGGTGGCCGGGGAGGAGCCCCGCGCGCTCGGGTGAGCCGTGGCGCAGTGTGGTGCGGTGCCGCGAGGAGGCGGTGGCCGCCGCGGGTCCGGCGGGGAAGGGTGCGATGGCCAGGGCGCCGCCCAGAGCCACAGCCGTCCTGCCCAGTTGACGCCGGGTCAGTCTGTTGCCGCCGTCGGTCATCGAGGTTCCTCCCGCCGCTCCGCCTGAAAGTATCTTTCCGGGATCACCTTGCGTGGTGAAACTTTCCTGTCAGGCGTGGGCCGTGTCAACGGTGCGTTCACCGCAAGAGATCTGACGGTGTATCAGAAAAGGCCTTCCGTCGTCCGGAGGACTGCGGCATCCTGCGCCCATGCAGACGGAGCTGAGCAAGAAACTGGGAGTCGAGCACGCCATTTTCGGCTTCACGCCGTTCCCCGCCGTCGCCGCGGCCATCAGCCGGGCCGGCGGCTTCGGAGTGCTCGGCGCGGTCCGCTACACAGCCCCGGACGACCTCAAACGCGACCTCGACTGGGTCGAGGCACATGTCGACGGCCGGCCCTACGGCCTGGACGTCGTCATGCCGGCGAAGAAGGTCGAGGGCGTCACCGAGGCCGACGTCGAGGCGATGATCCCGGAAGGGCACCGGCAGTTCATCAGAGACACCCTCGCCAAGTACGGCGTGCCCGAACTGGCCGAGGGAGAGGCCGCCGGCTGGCGGATCACCGGCTGGATGGAGCAGGTCGCCCGAGGCCAGCTCGACGTCGCCTTCGACTACCCGATCAAGCTGCTCGCCAACGCCCTCGGCTCACCGCCCGCGGACGTCGTGGAGCGCGCCCACGACCGCGGTGTGCTCGTCGCCGCCCTCGCGGGCAGCGCCCGGCACGCCCGCAAGCACCAGGAGGCGGGCATCGACATCGTCGTCGCCCAGGGTTACGAGGCGGGCGGCCACACCGGGGAGATCGCCTCCATGGTGCTCACCCCGGAGGTCGTCGAAGCGGTCGACCCGCTGCCCGTGCTCGCGGCCGGGGGCATCGGCAGCGGACAACAGGTGGCTGCCGCGTTCAGTCTCGGCGCTCAAGGTGTGTGGCTGGGCTCCATGTGGCTGACCACCACGGAAGCGGACCTGCACTCGACCGCGCTGACCGCCAAGCTGCTCGCCGCCGGCTCCGGCGACACCGTCCGCTCCCGCGCCCTGACCGGGAAACCCGCACGCCAGTTGCGCACCGAGTGGACCGACGCCTGGGACGACCCGGACGGGCCCGGCACCCTCCCCATGCCCCTCCAGGGACTGCTCGTCGCCGAGGCCGTCTCCCGCATCCAGAAGTACGAGGTCGAGCCCCTGCTCGGCACACCCGTCGGACAGATCGTGGGCCGGATGAACAGCGAACGCAGCGTCCAGGCCGTCTTCGACGATCTCACCCGCGGTTTCGAGCAGGCCGTCGACCGCATCAACCGCATCGCCGGAAGGAGCGGCCAGTGACCAGCACTCCCGCGGCAAACGCCGTCAGCACCCCGCCCGTCGGCTTCTGGGCCCAGGCCACCGCCGACCCCGACCGCGAGGTCCTCGTCGCCCCCGACGGCGAACGGTGGACCGCCGGGCGCCTGCACGCCGTCACCAACCGTCTCGTCCACGGCCTGCGCGCGGCCGGCCTGCGACGCGGCGACGCCTTCGCGGTCGTCCTCCCCAACGGGGTCGAGTTCTTCACCGCGTACCTGGCCGCCTCCCAGGCCGGCTTCTACCTGGTCCCGGTGAACCACCACTTCGTCGGCCCCGAGATCGCCTGGATCGTC
The DNA window shown above is from Streptomyces chartreusis and carries:
- a CDS encoding phytoene desaturase family protein codes for the protein MPAHEGTPAHGTYDVVIVGGGHNGLVAAAYLARAGRSVLVLERLDHTGGAAVSTRPFAGVDARLSRYSYLVSLLPDKIVRDLGLTFRVSKRDVSSYTPVERAGRPTGLLVGGGEDRTREAFARLTGGEREYEAWQRFYGMTGEVARRVFPTLTEPLPGREELRRRVDDEEAWRLLFEEPVGVAIEERFSDDLVRGVVLTDALIGTFADAHDTSLKQNRCFLYHVIGGGTGDWDVPVGGMGALTDALATAAREAGAVIVTGHEAVRIDTDGRNAEVTYRTADGEGVAAAGHVLVNASPQTLAALTGDTPPTPAEGAQLKVNMLLKRLPRLRDSSVDPREAFAGTFHIAEGYDQLATAHAQAAAGELPAAPPSEIYCHSLTDPTILGPDLVEQGYQTLTLFGLHTPARLFARDNDAVREELLKSTLAQLDAHLAEPIADCLATDEEGRPCIEAKTPLDLDHDLRLPGGNIFHRDLSWPYAQEGTGRWGVETRHANVLLCGAGAVRGGGVSGVPGHNAAMAVLESGD
- a CDS encoding SDR family NAD(P)-dependent oxidoreductase, whose amino-acid sequence is MNNAPDISTDTADTPDISTGPDDTPVTSPGLLSGKVAFVTGASRGIGAAAARLFAREGARVLLAARTEAQLKAVTEEIRAAGGTADHVLCDLADADSVRAAVDRAVELYGRLDVAFNNGATIQPPGPMDQLSDAEFDRVATVNLRGPWLAMKAEIAAIRATAGRGAIVNNSSVGSLAANPELPVYGAMKRAVNSLTASAAATYGREGIRVNAIAPGLTLTDMVDQWETHSPGIIDRITAQNPLGRAAAPEEIAQAAAWLLSDRASYVTGVILQVDGGTRA
- a CDS encoding helix-turn-helix transcriptional regulator, which produces MDRRELADFLRSRRERIAPADVGLPAGSRRRTPGLRREEVAQLAFISTEYYTRLEQARGPHPSREVLAQLARALRLSDAERTHLHHLAGAPPGPPPGPTREVRQSIVDLLHRLPNAAATVISATFEIIAWNDLAAALMEDFSALPRADRNLVRRAFLGPHRDGRRLYGVSDVTQFARNSAQQLRAAAARYPDDPELKGLIRELLDGSQEFARLWAAHDVAPAPTLIKTFDHPVVGPVTVNCDVLDLADRDQRVVIYTATPGTPSEEALRLLSVLGTQRLDVPG
- a CDS encoding serine hydrolase domain-containing protein, which codes for MTDGGNRLTRRQLGRTAVALGGALAIAPFPAGPAAATASSRHRTTLRHGSPERAGLLPGHLRRLVTDAEAFLGPSPKHPWYAGAVLLAGRGGTVALHEPIGMAVRYQAYDEKTDTGVEFPADQQLPMAGDTVFDLASVSKLFTSILAVQQIERGTLGLEATVASYLPDFGRAGKQDIPIRQLLTHTSGFRAWIPLYSAPTYEGKLELIWNEAPLNPPGTKYLYSDLNLISLQLVLEKITGRALDVLLRDEITGPLGMRRTRYNPPAAWRPGIAATEDARAPWSGLDRGLVWGEVHDENAFSLGGVAGHAGVFSNAWDLAVLGRTLLNGGAYGRSRILEPESVELMFTDFNTAFPGDEHGLGFELYQHWYMGAMATPRTAGHTGFTGTSLVLDPTTDSFLVVLGNSVHPVRSWRSGSAPRVAAANNMARAVAVRPRHGRTAWFSGMAADTTATLTLPALDTSSGDAGLCCALWWDTEPQADVLALEATTDGGATWQPLPFTTTRHGEEPQPRPAGTVTGWSGRVWHRLTAELPAHRQLGIRWRYATDRLYVGRGAYVDDVRVEAADTVLFDDARPADAARISASGWAASAD
- a CDS encoding NAD(P)H-dependent flavin oxidoreductase, giving the protein MQTELSKKLGVEHAIFGFTPFPAVAAAISRAGGFGVLGAVRYTAPDDLKRDLDWVEAHVDGRPYGLDVVMPAKKVEGVTEADVEAMIPEGHRQFIRDTLAKYGVPELAEGEAAGWRITGWMEQVARGQLDVAFDYPIKLLANALGSPPADVVERAHDRGVLVAALAGSARHARKHQEAGIDIVVAQGYEAGGHTGEIASMVLTPEVVEAVDPLPVLAAGGIGSGQQVAAAFSLGAQGVWLGSMWLTTTEADLHSTALTAKLLAAGSGDTVRSRALTGKPARQLRTEWTDAWDDPDGPGTLPMPLQGLLVAEAVSRIQKYEVEPLLGTPVGQIVGRMNSERSVQAVFDDLTRGFEQAVDRINRIAGRSGQ